Part of the Rhizobium sp. WYJ-E13 genome is shown below.
TGGCTTGCCGGTAACAGCTTCTATGGCCGCGCCCAGATCTTCGAGCCGGAATTCCTGGCCTGGCTCTCCAATTTCCAGTTGCCGGAATACGAGCTTTCCAAGAAAGACGGGCAATATGTGCTCGATTTCCATGGGTCGTGGAAGGAAACGACCATGTGGGAAATCCCCGCGCTCGCCATCATCAACGAGATGCGCTCGCGCGCAGCCATGAAGGCGATGGGGCCTTTCACGCTCGATGTTCTCTATGCCCGCGCCAAGGCCAAGATGTGGGCCAAGGTGGAAAAGCTTAAGGAATTGCCGGGCCTGCGTATTTCCGATTTCGGCACCCGCCGCCGCCACAGCTTTCTCTGGCAGCGCTGGTGCGTGGAAGCGCTGAAGGAAGGCATCGGCCCAGCCTTTACTGGCACCAGCAATGTATTGCTGGCTATGGATTCCGATCTCGAAGCCGTTGGCACCAATGCCCACGAGCTGCCGATGGTCGCCGCAGCGCTTGCAGAGACGGACGAGCAGCTCAAGAACGCGCCCTACAAGGTGCTGCGCGACTGGAACAAGCTCTACGGCGGCAACCTGCTGATCGTGCTGCCGGATGCCTTCGGAACCGCCGCCTTCCTGCGCGATGCGCCGGAATGGGTGGCCGACTGGACCGGCTTCCGCCCGGACAGCGCCCCGCCGATCGAAGGCGGAGAAAAGATTATCGACTGGTGGAAGAAGATGGGCCGCGACCCCCGACAGAAGCTTCTGATCTTCTCCGACGGTCTCGATGTCGATGCGATCATCGACACCTACAGGCATTTCGAGGGCCGTGTCCGC
Proteins encoded:
- the pncB gene encoding nicotinate phosphoribosyltransferase: MARTDIARRVYNHTWKLDPIVRSLIDTDFYKLLMLQMIWKLYPDVNASFTLINRTKRVRLAEQIDEGELREQLDHARTLRLAKKEMIWLAGNSFYGRAQIFEPEFLAWLSNFQLPEYELSKKDGQYVLDFHGSWKETTMWEIPALAIINEMRSRAAMKAMGPFTLDVLYARAKAKMWAKVEKLKELPGLRISDFGTRRRHSFLWQRWCVEALKEGIGPAFTGTSNVLLAMDSDLEAVGTNAHELPMVAAALAETDEQLKNAPYKVLRDWNKLYGGNLLIVLPDAFGTAAFLRDAPEWVADWTGFRPDSAPPIEGGEKIIDWWKKMGRDPRQKLLIFSDGLDVDAIIDTYRHFEGRVRMSFGWGTNLTNDFAGCAPNDSSDFLPISIVCKVSDANGRPAVKLSDNPQKATGEPAEVERYLQFFGTEDRTDQAVLV